A genomic stretch from Cellulomonas sp. KRMCY2 includes:
- a CDS encoding HhH-GPD-type base excision DNA repair protein codes for MTPALWLTGDPAADRLLESDPFALLVGMLLDQQVPMETAFAGPRKIAERMGGLDPRRIADADPHAFAALCATPPAVHRYPGSMAERIQAVARAVVQTYGGDAARLWTDGGPDGPEVLRRLEALPGFGAQKARIFLALLGKQRGVAPAGWREAAGDYGADGARRSIADVTDADSLAQVRETKKALKAAAKAGH; via the coding sequence ATGACACCCGCCCTGTGGCTCACCGGGGACCCGGCGGCCGACCGGCTGCTCGAGTCGGACCCCTTCGCCCTCCTCGTCGGCATGCTCCTGGACCAGCAGGTACCCATGGAGACCGCCTTCGCCGGCCCGCGCAAGATCGCCGAACGGATGGGCGGGCTCGACCCGCGGCGCATCGCCGACGCCGACCCGCACGCCTTCGCCGCGCTGTGCGCCACGCCACCGGCCGTGCACCGGTACCCGGGATCGATGGCGGAGCGCATCCAGGCCGTCGCCCGCGCCGTCGTCCAGACGTACGGCGGTGACGCCGCCCGGCTGTGGACCGACGGCGGACCGGACGGTCCGGAGGTCCTGCGCCGGCTCGAGGCCCTGCCCGGCTTCGGGGCCCAGAAGGCCAGGATCTTCCTCGCCCTGCTCGGCAAGCAGCGCGGGGTGGCGCCGGCGGGCTGGCGCGAGGCCGCCGGTGACTACGGGGCGGACGGCGCCCGACGCTCGATCGCCGATGTCACGGACGCCGACTCCCTCGCGCAGGTCCGCGAGACCAAGAAGGCCCTCAAGGCAGCGGCGAAGGCCGGCCACTGA
- the cofE gene encoding coenzyme F420-0:L-glutamate ligase: MTEAIEPLVVIGLDGLPEVRPGDDLVALVGAAVQGLAWPDGSGGLADGDVVVVTSKVVSKAEGRVLTAADREQAITQETVRVVATRIHPAGVLRIVENRQGLVMAAAGVDASNTPEGTVLLLPADPDSSARGLRRGLQASSGVRIGVLVTDTAGRAWRQGLTDLAIGAAGVVVLEDLRGRSDSHGRRLDSTITAVADEIAAATELVTGKMTGRPVAVVRGMRRYVLALDDDGDGARSVVRPADEDLFAEGTAEAYARGLADGRGAGPISGRPSPLP; the protein is encoded by the coding sequence ATGACCGAGGCGATCGAGCCCCTGGTCGTCATCGGTCTGGACGGCCTGCCGGAGGTCCGGCCCGGCGACGACCTGGTCGCCCTGGTGGGAGCGGCGGTGCAGGGCCTGGCCTGGCCGGACGGCAGCGGTGGCCTGGCCGACGGCGACGTCGTGGTCGTGACGAGCAAGGTCGTGTCGAAGGCCGAGGGGCGCGTGCTGACCGCCGCCGACCGCGAGCAGGCGATCACTCAGGAGACCGTGCGGGTCGTGGCGACCCGTATCCACCCGGCAGGGGTGCTCCGGATCGTGGAGAACCGCCAGGGCCTGGTGATGGCGGCGGCCGGCGTCGACGCCTCGAACACACCGGAGGGCACCGTGCTGCTGCTCCCGGCGGACCCTGACTCCTCGGCCCGTGGGCTCCGCCGCGGTCTGCAGGCCTCGTCCGGGGTGCGCATCGGCGTCCTGGTGACGGACACCGCCGGTCGGGCCTGGCGGCAGGGGCTGACCGACCTTGCGATCGGTGCTGCCGGCGTCGTCGTGCTGGAGGACCTGCGGGGTCGCAGCGACAGCCACGGGCGGCGGCTGGACTCGACGATCACGGCCGTGGCCGACGAGATCGCGGCGGCGACCGAGCTGGTCACCGGCAAGATGACGGGCCGGCCGGTCGCCGTCGTGCGGGGGATGCGTCGGTACGTGCTGGCCCTCGACGACGACGGCGACGGCGCACGCAGCGTGGTCCGGCCGGCCGACGAGGACCTGTTCGCCGAGGGCACCGCCGAGGCCTACGCCCGCGGTCTGGCCGACGGGCGGGGCGCCGGACCGATCAGTGGCCGGCCTTCGCCGCTGCCTTGA
- a CDS encoding TIGR03557 family F420-dependent LLM class oxidoreductase — MGDGLTIGYAAMLEQFHPTEVIELSVLAEANGFSGVMAADHFQPWVPQQGQSAFVWNVLAALGERTTGDIGPGVTAPTFRWHPAMVAQASATLAAMYPGRHWLGLGSGEALNEHVVAGYWPEAPERINRMFEAIDIITKLFQSGLTGKDVKHSGTFYKMESTRLWTMPPVAPEILVATAGPVTAKRAGRHADGLITVGAPLEKISGLFARFEEGAREAGKDPSTMPKVLQVHMSWADTDEQAMVNAMTEWPNGGMRFPKADIRSPYDFEQMAKLVRPEDFAGRMVVSADPDAHRAAIQKYLDLGFDRVYLHNVGRNQREWIEVFGRDVLPALHR; from the coding sequence ATGGGCGACGGCCTGACCATCGGGTACGCGGCGATGCTCGAGCAGTTCCACCCGACCGAGGTGATCGAGCTCTCGGTGCTCGCCGAGGCCAACGGCTTCTCCGGTGTGATGGCTGCCGACCACTTCCAGCCGTGGGTCCCGCAGCAGGGTCAGTCGGCCTTCGTGTGGAACGTCCTGGCGGCGCTGGGCGAGCGCACGACGGGCGACATCGGGCCGGGCGTCACAGCGCCCACCTTCCGCTGGCACCCCGCGATGGTCGCGCAGGCCTCGGCGACCCTCGCGGCGATGTACCCCGGTCGGCACTGGCTCGGGCTCGGCTCGGGCGAGGCGCTCAACGAGCACGTCGTGGCCGGCTACTGGCCCGAGGCCCCGGAGCGGATCAACCGGATGTTCGAGGCCATCGACATCATCACCAAGCTGTTCCAGTCCGGCCTGACCGGCAAGGACGTCAAGCACTCGGGCACCTTCTACAAGATGGAGTCGACCCGGCTGTGGACCATGCCGCCGGTCGCCCCCGAGATCCTGGTGGCCACGGCCGGCCCGGTCACCGCCAAGCGCGCCGGTCGGCATGCGGACGGCCTGATCACGGTGGGGGCGCCGCTGGAGAAGATCTCCGGGCTGTTCGCCAGGTTCGAGGAGGGCGCTCGTGAGGCGGGCAAGGACCCGTCGACGATGCCCAAGGTGCTCCAGGTGCACATGTCCTGGGCCGACACCGACGAGCAGGCCATGGTCAACGCGATGACCGAGTGGCCCAACGGCGGCATGCGGTTCCCCAAGGCCGACATCCGTTCGCCCTACGACTTCGAGCAGATGGCCAAGCTCGTCCGGCCGGAGGACTTCGCGGGCCGCATGGTCGTCTCCGCCGACCCGGACGCCCACCGGGCGGCGATCCAGAAGTACCTCGACCTCGGGTTCGACCGGGTCTACCTGCACAACGTCGGGCGCAACCAGCGCGAGTGGATCGAGGTCTTCGGCCGCGACGTGCTGCCTGCGCTGCACCGATGA
- a CDS encoding ABC transporter permease — MGRVALRGIRAHLVRFALSLLAVALGVSFVAGTFSLRTMLSSTFSDIVESTMLGDAYVRGLPETADGADQMSEDFSLAGARARVPLALADEIAAVDGVDKVVPDISGSVILVGADGTAVINAGAPSFGMGFDPADPSMALSAGRAPEQPGEVALEAGTLETAGLALGDTTTVIVGGELTQVEVVGVVSGLVPFAGATMTFFDLDTATAVFAPDGRTTTIAVYAQDGVTDAHLAANLAPVVDGGQVEVVEGEVMREESQAAIEDALGFINTFLLVFAAISLFVGGFIIANTFAMSVRQRMRELALLRAVGASPLQVFASVMIQAAAVGVIGSLLGVAGGLGLVSILRVVFEQMGMDLGSTIPLETQTVVVSVLIGTVVSVVSAAMPARRAALVPPVEAMRDDAPEVEQSLRTRAVVGLLLLVGGAAAVAFAALAPDTVTWAQDNGGTLLGVGAAAVIIGMLAVSPLVARATLGIVAAPFVRGLKPIGTLARGNVTRNPRRTASTAGALMIGMALVGAASVLAASTQASTASIVADEFTGDLIVQSATFDVPREAVDAMAEVDGVATVDALTYAQVQVATGDGAAERTSVVGVDPVAFDRVMDVVVVSGDLDSLGAGDLAVQKSAAQDNDWAVGDELTVSSDGASVTARIGAVIDARAIGTAVVLPSTVYDQVVPPTGGVIDTVMINGADGVDLEVVRADLLEVVKPYVVLSVLDAADFASQLADQVNQVLTILYALLGLSIVIAVLGIVNTLALSVIERTREIGLLRAVGLGRLQLAGTVTIESVLTAVFGTVLGIAVGVGLASAMPAVFADEGLSILAIPWTSLGVMLALAVVVGVLAAVWPAIRAARLPVLDAVSYE, encoded by the coding sequence ATGGGACGCGTCGCCCTGCGCGGCATCCGGGCCCACCTGGTCCGGTTCGCGCTCTCCCTGCTCGCTGTCGCCCTCGGGGTCTCGTTCGTCGCCGGCACCTTCTCGCTGCGGACGATGCTCTCGTCCACCTTCTCCGACATCGTCGAGTCCACGATGCTCGGCGACGCCTATGTCCGCGGTCTGCCCGAGACGGCGGACGGCGCCGACCAGATGTCCGAGGACTTCAGCCTCGCCGGGGCCCGCGCCCGGGTCCCGTTGGCCCTCGCCGACGAGATCGCGGCGGTCGACGGCGTCGACAAGGTCGTGCCCGACATCAGCGGCTCGGTCATCCTCGTCGGCGCGGACGGCACGGCCGTGATCAACGCCGGGGCGCCCAGCTTCGGCATGGGCTTCGACCCGGCCGATCCGTCGATGGCCCTCTCGGCGGGCCGCGCGCCCGAGCAGCCCGGCGAGGTCGCGCTCGAGGCGGGAACCCTGGAGACCGCCGGGCTCGCCCTCGGTGACACCACGACAGTCATCGTGGGCGGGGAGCTCACGCAGGTCGAGGTGGTCGGCGTCGTGTCCGGGCTGGTGCCGTTCGCCGGGGCCACGATGACCTTTTTCGACCTGGACACGGCGACGGCGGTCTTCGCCCCCGACGGACGGACCACGACGATCGCGGTCTACGCCCAGGACGGCGTCACCGACGCCCATCTGGCGGCGAACCTCGCGCCGGTCGTCGACGGTGGCCAGGTGGAGGTCGTCGAGGGCGAGGTCATGCGCGAGGAGTCGCAGGCCGCCATCGAGGACGCACTCGGCTTCATCAACACCTTCCTGCTGGTCTTCGCGGCGATCTCGCTGTTCGTCGGCGGGTTCATCATCGCCAACACCTTCGCGATGTCGGTCCGCCAGCGCATGCGTGAGCTCGCCCTGCTGCGCGCCGTCGGAGCCTCGCCGCTGCAGGTCTTCGCCTCGGTGATGATCCAGGCGGCCGCCGTCGGGGTGATCGGCTCGCTGCTCGGCGTCGCCGGTGGCCTCGGCCTGGTCTCGATCCTCCGGGTGGTCTTCGAGCAGATGGGGATGGACCTGGGGTCCACGATCCCGCTCGAGACGCAGACGGTTGTCGTCTCGGTCCTGATCGGCACGGTGGTCTCGGTGGTCTCGGCCGCGATGCCCGCCCGGCGCGCAGCCCTCGTCCCACCGGTCGAGGCCATGCGTGACGACGCGCCGGAGGTCGAGCAGTCGCTGCGGACCCGAGCCGTCGTCGGACTGCTCCTGCTCGTCGGTGGCGCCGCCGCGGTGGCCTTCGCCGCCCTCGCGCCGGACACCGTCACCTGGGCCCAGGACAACGGTGGGACGCTGCTCGGGGTCGGTGCGGCGGCCGTGATCATCGGCATGCTGGCGGTCTCACCGCTCGTCGCCAGGGCGACCCTCGGGATCGTGGCTGCGCCGTTCGTCCGGGGGCTCAAGCCGATCGGCACCCTGGCCCGCGGCAACGTGACGCGCAACCCGCGGCGCACCGCGAGCACGGCGGGGGCCCTGATGATCGGGATGGCGCTGGTCGGCGCAGCATCCGTGCTCGCCGCCTCGACCCAGGCCTCGACGGCCTCGATCGTCGCCGACGAGTTCACCGGTGACCTGATCGTCCAGTCGGCCACCTTCGACGTGCCGCGGGAGGCCGTGGACGCCATGGCGGAGGTCGACGGTGTCGCGACGGTGGACGCCCTGACCTACGCCCAGGTGCAGGTCGCCACGGGCGACGGCGCGGCCGAGCGGACCTCGGTCGTCGGTGTCGACCCGGTGGCCTTCGACCGGGTGATGGACGTCGTCGTGGTGAGCGGTGACCTCGACTCCTTGGGGGCCGGTGACCTGGCCGTCCAGAAGTCCGCGGCGCAGGACAACGACTGGGCGGTCGGTGACGAGCTCACGGTCAGCTCCGACGGGGCGAGCGTGACTGCCCGGATCGGTGCGGTCATCGACGCCAGGGCCATCGGGACTGCCGTGGTCCTGCCGTCGACGGTCTACGACCAGGTCGTCCCGCCGACCGGCGGGGTGATCGACACCGTGATGATCAACGGCGCCGACGGCGTCGACCTCGAGGTCGTGCGCGCCGACCTGCTCGAGGTCGTCAAGCCCTACGTCGTCCTGTCGGTGCTCGACGCGGCGGACTTCGCCTCGCAGCTCGCCGACCAGGTCAACCAGGTCCTGACGATCCTGTACGCGCTGCTCGGCCTGTCGATCGTCATCGCGGTCCTCGGCATCGTCAACACCCTGGCGCTGTCGGTGATCGAGCGGACCCGGGAGATCGGGCTGCTGCGGGCCGTCGGCCTGGGGCGGCTCCAGCTGGCCGGGACGGTGACCATCGAGTCGGTGCTCACGGCTGTCTTCGGCACGGTGCTCGGGATCGCGGTCGGCGTCGGGCTCGCCTCGGCGATGCCTGCGGTCTTCGCCGACGAGGGGCTGAGCATCCTGGCGATCCCGTGGACCAGCCTCGGCGTGATGCTCGCGCTCGCGGTCGTCGTCGGTGTGCTGGCTGCCGTGTGGCCCGCGATCCGCGCGGCGCGGCTCCCGGTGCTGGACGCCGTCTCCTACGAGTGA
- a CDS encoding ABC transporter ATP-binding protein yields MRALATDPEANGQIASARHLVKTYGKGEASVRALDGVSVDFARGELTAIMGPSGSGKSTLMHCMAGLDTPTAGTVVVDGEDVGSMNQRRLTRLRRTRLGFVFQAFNLIPTLTAEENITLPLDIARTPVDRAWFDLVVDAVGLRDRLDHRPNELSGGQQQRVACARALVSRPAVVFADEPTGNLDSHSSGEVLGFLRRSVDELGQSVVMVTHDPTAASYAHRVLFLADGRLVGELENPTPTTVLDALATLTPARSEALLAGRFASSTVEVRV; encoded by the coding sequence ATGCGCGCACTGGCAACCGACCCCGAGGCGAACGGACAGATCGCCTCGGCACGGCACCTGGTCAAGACCTACGGCAAGGGGGAGGCGTCGGTCCGGGCGCTCGACGGTGTGAGCGTCGACTTCGCCCGCGGCGAGCTCACTGCGATCATGGGCCCGTCCGGATCGGGCAAGTCCACCCTGATGCACTGCATGGCGGGCCTGGACACACCGACGGCCGGCACCGTCGTGGTGGACGGCGAGGACGTCGGGTCGATGAACCAGCGTCGCCTGACCCGCCTGCGCCGCACCCGGCTCGGCTTCGTCTTCCAGGCGTTCAACCTCATCCCCACGTTGACGGCCGAGGAGAACATCACCCTGCCGCTCGACATCGCGCGCACCCCGGTGGACCGCGCCTGGTTCGACCTGGTCGTGGACGCCGTCGGGCTGCGTGACCGGCTCGACCACCGCCCGAACGAGCTCTCCGGCGGCCAGCAGCAGCGGGTCGCCTGCGCGCGTGCGCTGGTCTCCCGCCCGGCGGTCGTGTTCGCCGACGAGCCCACCGGCAACCTCGACTCGCACTCGTCCGGCGAGGTGCTCGGCTTCCTGCGCCGCTCGGTCGACGAGCTCGGGCAGTCGGTCGTCATGGTCACGCACGACCCGACGGCCGCCTCGTACGCGCACCGGGTGCTCTTCCTCGCCGACGGCCGTCTGGTCGGGGAGCTCGAGAACCCGACGCCGACCACCGTGCTCGACGCGTTGGCCACCCTGACCCCGGCCCGGTCCGAGGCGCTCCTCGCCGGCCGGTTCGCCTCCTCGACGGTCGAGGTGCGGGTCTGA